The proteins below come from a single Ignavibacteriales bacterium genomic window:
- a CDS encoding PAS domain S-box protein, translating into MLKTRTLHPRKMVKSVREHPKRRVKNPQESDDKRRMVEKALRESEENYRTLTENVPVGIFRSTPGRRGKFLEVNPALVKILGYRSKKELFAKDVSRVYENPRDRLGFSKRIAEKGLHQEEMTLRKKDGTTIIVSMTAIAVRDEKGRILYFDGIVDDITKRKQAEEELLLQKTYLEILFNSAPEAIVLHDNNDRIVNVNDEFTRMFGYSRGESIGKPINALVASAQLRNEAARISRTVLSGKRVEIDTKRKRKDGTLLDVSILGSPIIHAGKQMGDYAIYRDITVRKKAEEELYVQTSYLERLFNSAPEAIVWHDNDDLVINVNDEFTRMFGYTREDAIGKPINDLVAPPELRGEARSLSQRVARGQRVEVDSRRKCKDGTLVDVSILGAPIFHGGNQMGVYAVYRDITERKVAEEQLHIQKTYFQRLFNSAPEAIILHDNNDVVVDVNDEFTRMFGYSREEAIGRFINDLVASPEYKDEASRLSSGVIHGERVELDSRRKRKDGSLIDVSILGAPIIHEGTQMAIYAIYRDITERKKAEEVRIRVKEESRMARNIQANLLPKSNPDIPGYDLAGKNISALNVGGDYYDFIRLDEHRLAIGLGDVSGKGLAASLVMANLQATIRGLALFDPDPKDCLERANKLLFRSTDSRTFVSLFYGILDTRRHTLSYASAGQDMPMLFSSGMKPTLLKTRGIALGIKEDVTYAKEEISILPGDRILIYTDGISEAMNEKMEEFGKEKLQALVQRAQGERSAALIDNIIAAVSAHVRSASQSDDMTIVLVQRLTAADAGTS; encoded by the coding sequence ATGCTGAAAACCCGCACTCTACACCCCAGGAAAATGGTCAAGTCAGTCCGAGAGCACCCGAAGCGACGAGTCAAAAATCCCCAGGAATCTGATGACAAGCGCAGAATGGTCGAGAAGGCTCTGCGGGAAAGTGAAGAAAATTACCGGACGTTAACCGAAAACGTGCCTGTGGGAATATTCAGAAGCACGCCCGGAAGAAGGGGAAAATTCCTGGAGGTGAACCCGGCACTTGTGAAGATCCTCGGATACAGAAGCAAGAAGGAGCTTTTTGCGAAAGATGTTTCCCGGGTGTATGAGAATCCCCGGGACAGGCTCGGATTCAGCAAGCGGATCGCGGAAAAGGGATTGCACCAGGAAGAAATGACTCTCCGTAAGAAAGACGGGACGACGATCATCGTATCGATGACAGCGATCGCGGTGAGGGACGAAAAGGGAAGGATACTCTATTTCGACGGCATCGTCGATGATATCACCAAGCGAAAACAGGCGGAAGAAGAGCTCCTGCTGCAGAAGACCTATCTTGAGATCCTCTTCAACAGCGCTCCCGAAGCAATCGTCCTGCACGACAACAACGACCGCATCGTGAACGTGAACGATGAATTCACGCGCATGTTCGGATACTCACGCGGGGAGTCGATCGGGAAACCCATCAACGCGCTCGTTGCCTCGGCCCAGCTCAGAAACGAAGCGGCCAGGATTTCCCGGACAGTACTTTCCGGTAAGAGAGTTGAAATCGACACCAAGCGCAAGCGGAAGGACGGAACCCTCCTCGATGTTTCAATCCTTGGCTCGCCGATCATCCATGCCGGAAAGCAAATGGGGGACTACGCCATCTATCGCGATATCACAGTGCGGAAGAAGGCCGAAGAAGAGCTGTACGTCCAAACCTCGTATCTCGAACGTCTGTTCAACAGCGCTCCGGAAGCCATCGTCTGGCACGACAACGATGACCTGGTGATCAATGTCAATGATGAATTCACGCGTATGTTCGGCTATACCCGCGAGGACGCAATAGGAAAGCCAATCAACGATCTCGTTGCGCCTCCGGAGCTCCGGGGCGAAGCACGGAGTTTATCCCAGCGCGTCGCCCGGGGGCAGAGGGTCGAGGTAGACTCAAGGCGCAAGTGCAAGGATGGAACGCTCGTCGATGTGTCAATCCTGGGTGCTCCCATTTTCCATGGCGGCAACCAGATGGGGGTGTATGCGGTCTACCGTGACATCACAGAACGGAAAGTCGCGGAGGAGCAGCTTCATATCCAGAAAACGTATTTCCAGCGGTTGTTTAACAGCGCCCCGGAGGCGATCATCCTGCACGATAACAACGATGTCGTCGTCGACGTCAATGATGAATTTACGCGGATGTTCGGCTACTCGCGCGAGGAGGCAATCGGAAGGTTCATCAATGATCTGGTGGCTTCCCCGGAGTACAAGGACGAGGCGTCCAGGCTCTCGTCGGGGGTTATCCATGGCGAGAGGGTGGAGCTTGATTCGCGGCGCAAGCGCAAGGACGGATCGCTTATCGACGTCTCAATTCTCGGTGCGCCGATCATACACGAAGGCACGCAGATGGCGATCTATGCCATCTACCGTGATATTACAGAGCGCAAGAAGGCGGAAGAAGTCCGCATCAGGGTAAAAGAAGAATCGCGGATGGCAAGGAATATCCAGGCAAACCTCCTTCCGAAATCGAATCCGGATATCCCCGGCTATGATCTTGCAGGCAAAAATATCTCCGCCCTGAATGTCGGCGGGGATTACTACGATTTCATTCGTCTGGACGAGCACCGGCTGGCGATCGGCCTGGGGGACGTCAGCGGGAAGGGGCTCGCAGCGTCCCTTGTCATGGCGAACCTGCAGGCAACAATCAGGGGGCTGGCGCTGTTCGACCCTGATCCCAAAGACTGCCTGGAGAGGGCGAACAAGCTCCTGTTTCGCAGCACCGATTCCCGTACGTTTGTCTCTCTCTTCTATGGCATCCTGGACACGAGGAGGCATACGCTTTCCTACGCCAGCGCCGGCCAGGACATGCCGATGCTGTTTTCGTCGGGCATGAAACCAACCCTCCTGAAGACGCGTGGAATCGCGCTCGGCATCAAAGAGGATGTTACGTACGCGAAGGAGGAAATCTCCATTTTGCCCGGAGACCGAATACTGATCTATACCGACGGAATTTCGGAAGCGATGAATGAAAAGATGGAAGAGTTCGGAAAAGAAAAGCTCCAGGCCCTTGTTCAACGCGCGCAAGGGGAACGTTCAGCGGCGTTGATAGACAATATCATTGCCGCAGTCAGCGCCCACGTCCGCTCTGCTTCCCAGAGCGATGACATGACTATTGTGCTGGTGCAACGCCTGACCGCCGCCGACGCGGGTACATCCTAG
- a CDS encoding M3 family metallopeptidase, whose amino-acid sequence MRLTLLVCLGLSLLSALSVAQQNQAATGSNPFFSEYTTPFKTPPFHLIKFEHYMPAFLKGMEVHKEEIEAIITSAEPPTFENTIVALEHSGALLDKVNAVFGSLRGANTTDELQKIANEVTPLLSKHRDDINLNPKLFLRVKAVYEKRKTAHLNAEQLRLLENAYKDFVRGGANLAGEKKERFRAINEESSMLRLKFEENVLKETNDFKLIVDRQEDLAGLPQSAIDGAAEAAKRAKLEGKWVFTVQKPSMLPFLQYGENRSLREKLLKGYIMRGDQGNQYDNKEIVAKIAALRVERAHLLGYKTHADFVLEVNMAKNPRTVYEFLNKIWRPALKMAKQERAAMQAMITSEGKSFKLEAWDWWYYAEKIRKAKYDLDENELRPYFLLDNVRKGAFDVAGRLYGIEFFERKDIPTYSDEVTVFEVKRKDGSHVGILYTDYFPRPGKRAGAWCSSYRRQERVGETFVTPLMYNVGNFSRPAGDRPALLSLEEAGTLFHEFGHALHGLLSNVTYRGLPVPRDFVELPSQIMENWAFEPEVLKSYARHYKSGEVIPQSLIDKIQKAGKFNQGFTTVEYLAASFLDMDWHTLTDTKPVDGTMFEKKSLDKLELIPEIVVRYRSPYFAHIFSGGYSSGYYSYIWAEVLVEDAFEAFKEKGLFDQATATSFRKNILERGGSEDAMKMYERFRGKKPTIEPLLKKRGLL is encoded by the coding sequence ATGAGACTCACACTCCTCGTGTGCCTGGGCCTCTCGCTTCTTTCTGCTCTCAGCGTTGCTCAGCAGAATCAGGCGGCAACCGGCTCAAATCCCTTCTTCAGCGAATACACAACTCCCTTCAAGACTCCTCCTTTCCACCTCATCAAGTTTGAACACTACATGCCTGCATTTCTGAAAGGCATGGAGGTGCATAAGGAGGAAATTGAAGCGATCATCACCAGCGCCGAACCACCGACGTTCGAGAACACGATCGTGGCTCTCGAGCATTCGGGCGCATTGCTCGACAAGGTGAATGCAGTCTTTGGCAGCCTCCGCGGTGCAAACACCACCGATGAGCTGCAGAAAATCGCCAACGAAGTTACGCCTCTCCTCTCGAAGCACCGGGATGACATCAATCTCAATCCGAAGCTCTTCCTACGCGTCAAAGCGGTGTACGAAAAACGCAAGACAGCGCACCTGAACGCAGAACAGTTGAGACTGCTTGAGAACGCGTACAAGGATTTTGTCCGCGGCGGGGCAAATCTCGCCGGCGAAAAGAAGGAGCGTTTCCGCGCGATCAACGAGGAATCGTCGATGCTTCGGCTGAAGTTCGAGGAAAACGTCCTCAAGGAAACGAATGATTTCAAATTGATTGTTGACCGCCAGGAAGACCTCGCGGGTCTTCCTCAGTCTGCCATTGACGGCGCAGCAGAAGCCGCGAAGCGAGCAAAACTCGAAGGGAAGTGGGTATTCACGGTGCAGAAGCCGAGCATGCTTCCCTTCTTGCAATATGGTGAGAACCGGTCGCTGCGTGAGAAGTTGTTGAAAGGCTATATCATGCGTGGCGATCAGGGTAACCAATATGACAACAAGGAGATTGTCGCGAAGATCGCTGCCCTGCGGGTGGAGCGCGCACATCTCCTGGGGTACAAGACTCACGCCGATTTTGTTCTCGAAGTGAACATGGCGAAAAACCCCAGGACGGTCTATGAGTTCCTGAACAAGATCTGGAGACCCGCATTGAAGATGGCGAAGCAGGAACGAGCCGCCATGCAGGCGATGATCACAAGCGAAGGAAAGAGTTTCAAGCTCGAAGCATGGGACTGGTGGTATTACGCGGAAAAGATCCGGAAAGCCAAATACGATCTGGACGAGAACGAACTGCGACCGTATTTTCTGCTCGACAATGTCAGAAAGGGAGCGTTTGACGTCGCTGGAAGGCTCTATGGAATTGAGTTCTTTGAGCGCAAGGATATTCCGACCTATTCAGACGAGGTGACGGTTTTCGAAGTCAAACGCAAGGACGGGTCCCACGTTGGCATCCTCTACACCGACTATTTCCCCAGACCCGGGAAGCGCGCCGGCGCGTGGTGCAGTTCGTACCGCCGGCAGGAGCGGGTCGGTGAAACATTCGTGACGCCGCTGATGTACAACGTCGGGAATTTTTCCAGGCCGGCCGGCGACCGACCTGCCCTCCTGAGTCTTGAAGAAGCGGGAACACTCTTCCACGAATTCGGACACGCCCTCCATGGCCTCCTTTCGAACGTGACCTACAGGGGACTGCCCGTGCCGAGAGATTTCGTGGAGCTGCCGTCACAAATCATGGAAAACTGGGCATTTGAGCCCGAAGTGTTGAAATCGTACGCGCGCCATTACAAGTCTGGCGAAGTCATTCCGCAGTCGCTCATCGACAAGATCCAGAAGGCGGGAAAATTCAACCAGGGTTTCACGACGGTGGAATACCTCGCCGCCTCATTCCTCGATATGGACTGGCACACGCTGACGGACACGAAGCCGGTCGACGGTACGATGTTCGAAAAGAAATCACTCGACAAGTTGGAGCTCATTCCGGAGATTGTCGTCCGCTACCGGAGTCCGTACTTCGCTCATATTTTCAGCGGCGGCTATTCATCCGGCTACTACAGCTACATCTGGGCTGAGGTCCTGGTTGAAGATGCGTTTGAGGCATTCAAGGAGAAGGGATTATTCGACCAGGCAACGGCAACGTCGTTCCGCAAAAATATTCTCGAACGGGGCGGATCGGAGGATGCGATGAAGATGTACGAGCGCTTCCGGGGAAAGAAACCGACAATCGAGCCGCTTCTGAAGAAACGCGGACTTCTGTGA
- a CDS encoding glycosyltransferase family 39 protein: protein MASTSTRRFSRLLFAVLALALFVRLGFLYRNWNNLDFAASYLMHAEVARNILNGHWFQLDQQHLQDYLRECTTQSRLIDQQDFPPPAQEHLVPLYNDEGGYGLLLAAIWKITGSHRWWYVRLLQVLLDVLMCWFVYRIGRQVFNERTGLIAAFAYACFIPGIELAVRPHRDIWVTFLFIITVYQLTAIGSGPHTWWRILGIGIATGIVAWMRSTVLLFVILMIPMVFVMRPPREALRFSFLLLVGFVLTFSPLVVRNYVVFNKFMATRGVFWHSFWAGVGQMPNPYAVRDDDETIIRFARSLDSSAQYETDYYEQVLKREALTYVSIHPFLYAGSVLKRGVVFVFPKIGRELFFQPQLPQHVTGTLNTSFGKIMLMIVDGLFTGCFLAGLWLTRRRWRDLAVLCYPYVYTLVTLAPFYLVGRNIMNVYFVVLIVGSVTLSYLWDRFKPAPSSAS, encoded by the coding sequence ATGGCCAGCACTTCAACTCGACGGTTTTCCAGGCTTCTCTTCGCTGTTCTCGCCCTTGCGCTTTTCGTGAGGCTCGGCTTTCTCTACCGGAATTGGAACAACCTCGATTTTGCAGCTTCCTATCTGATGCACGCCGAAGTCGCTCGCAACATCCTGAACGGTCACTGGTTTCAGCTCGACCAGCAGCATCTTCAGGACTACCTGCGCGAGTGCACCACACAATCGAGACTCATCGATCAGCAGGACTTTCCGCCCCCAGCGCAGGAGCACCTTGTTCCGCTCTACAATGACGAAGGTGGGTATGGGCTCCTCCTCGCAGCGATATGGAAAATCACCGGTTCTCACCGTTGGTGGTATGTGCGCCTCCTGCAGGTACTGCTCGATGTGCTGATGTGCTGGTTTGTCTATCGGATCGGCAGGCAGGTCTTCAACGAACGAACAGGCCTCATCGCAGCGTTTGCCTACGCGTGCTTCATCCCCGGCATCGAGCTGGCGGTGCGCCCGCACCGGGATATTTGGGTAACGTTTCTGTTTATCATCACAGTCTACCAGTTGACCGCAATCGGTTCCGGACCACACACGTGGTGGCGCATCCTTGGCATCGGAATCGCAACCGGTATCGTGGCGTGGATGCGGTCCACCGTTCTGCTGTTTGTCATCCTGATGATACCCATGGTGTTCGTGATGAGACCGCCGCGGGAAGCGTTGCGCTTTTCTTTTCTGCTCCTCGTCGGATTTGTGCTGACCTTTTCGCCGTTGGTTGTTCGCAACTACGTGGTCTTCAACAAGTTCATGGCCACGCGGGGAGTCTTCTGGCATTCCTTCTGGGCCGGAGTGGGTCAGATGCCGAACCCATACGCAGTACGCGACGATGACGAAACAATCATCCGCTTTGCCCGGTCCCTCGACTCCAGCGCACAGTATGAAACCGATTACTATGAGCAGGTCTTGAAACGCGAAGCTCTGACATACGTCAGCATCCACCCGTTCCTGTATGCAGGCTCAGTACTGAAGCGGGGAGTCGTGTTCGTGTTTCCAAAAATCGGGCGGGAGTTGTTCTTTCAGCCGCAGCTTCCACAGCATGTGACGGGAACGCTGAATACATCCTTCGGAAAAATCATGCTGATGATTGTCGACGGCTTGTTCACAGGGTGTTTCCTCGCCGGCCTCTGGCTGACACGACGACGATGGCGGGACCTGGCGGTTTTGTGTTACCCCTACGTATATACACTGGTGACGCTCGCGCCGTTCTATCTGGTCGGACGGAATATCATGAATGTGTACTTCGTGGTCCTGATCGTCGGGTCGGTTACGCTCTCATATCTCTGGGATAGGTTCAAACCAGCCCCATCCAGCGCCTCCTGA
- a CDS encoding M20/M25/M40 family metallo-hydrolase, which produces MMKRVLCVVVLVLVVASFGVAQMAPEKVDTIMINKIKEEGLKKSQVMDILSVLSDVYGPRLAGSPDYKEAGAWVSQKLASWGLQNIHMEKSGPVAKGWTLKRFYMTALQPKGFPITAYPKAWTPGIKGSVTGDVVFLNVKNEAELESYKGKLKGKIVLISPVREVPAHFEAEGHRLTDAELLKMANAGLPEAGGGRRGQFGQMTPAARDSMMRAMIKQSQPDADEATITRIIAERTEAQTIGPKKLEFCQKEGALVVLDAGRGDGGTIFVASATVPQPAGTPFNERVSAYDAKAPQIVPQVTVAVEQYNRLARMIENGQKVKVEMALDVAWTPADSSFNVIAEIPGTDLKDQVVMVGGHLDSWQGGTGASDDGTGVAASMEAVRILQALGVKPRRTIRIGLWAAEEEGLIGSRSYVAQHFGERTGGGGGMAAMMGGGGGELKLKPEHEKLSVYFNHDNGSGKFRGIYLQGNEAARTIFRAWFAPFASLGATTITLQNTGGTDHLSFDGVGLPGFQFIQDPLEYDTRVHHSTADVFERVQGDDMKQASTIMAAFLYNAAMRDEMFPRKPAAAPRPARTGGN; this is translated from the coding sequence ATGATGAAACGCGTACTCTGCGTTGTCGTGCTCGTGCTCGTGGTCGCGTCGTTCGGTGTCGCACAAATGGCGCCCGAAAAGGTTGACACAATCATGATCAACAAGATCAAGGAAGAAGGATTGAAGAAATCTCAGGTGATGGACATCCTGAGCGTTCTCAGCGACGTCTATGGCCCAAGGCTGGCCGGCTCACCGGACTACAAGGAAGCGGGAGCGTGGGTGAGTCAGAAGCTCGCTTCGTGGGGATTGCAGAATATTCACATGGAGAAATCCGGACCGGTCGCAAAAGGGTGGACGCTGAAGCGTTTCTATATGACGGCTCTTCAACCAAAGGGCTTCCCGATCACGGCGTACCCCAAGGCGTGGACACCGGGCATCAAGGGATCTGTAACCGGCGATGTTGTATTCCTGAACGTCAAGAACGAAGCTGAGCTGGAAAGCTACAAAGGAAAACTGAAAGGGAAGATTGTCCTTATCAGTCCCGTACGCGAAGTCCCAGCACACTTTGAAGCAGAAGGACACCGGTTGACGGACGCCGAGTTGCTGAAAATGGCGAACGCAGGATTGCCGGAAGCCGGCGGCGGGCGCCGCGGGCAATTCGGCCAGATGACTCCGGCAGCGCGCGACTCAATGATGCGTGCCATGATCAAGCAGAGCCAGCCGGATGCTGATGAAGCAACCATCACGAGAATTATCGCAGAGCGGACGGAAGCTCAGACTATCGGTCCGAAGAAACTCGAGTTCTGCCAGAAGGAAGGCGCGCTCGTGGTGCTTGACGCAGGACGAGGGGACGGAGGCACCATTTTTGTCGCTTCGGCGACCGTTCCACAGCCTGCAGGGACACCGTTCAATGAACGCGTCAGCGCGTATGACGCGAAGGCTCCGCAGATTGTTCCGCAGGTCACCGTCGCCGTAGAGCAGTACAACCGGCTTGCACGGATGATCGAAAACGGCCAGAAGGTGAAAGTGGAAATGGCTCTGGATGTCGCCTGGACGCCGGCAGATTCGTCGTTCAATGTCATTGCTGAAATCCCGGGCACCGATCTCAAGGACCAGGTCGTCATGGTGGGTGGTCACCTGGATTCATGGCAGGGGGGCACCGGTGCATCCGATGACGGCACCGGCGTTGCCGCGTCGATGGAAGCTGTCCGTATTCTCCAGGCGCTCGGTGTCAAGCCGCGCAGGACAATTCGTATTGGACTCTGGGCTGCTGAAGAGGAAGGCTTGATTGGTTCGCGCTCATATGTCGCTCAGCATTTTGGTGAGCGCACAGGCGGCGGTGGCGGCATGGCGGCGATGATGGGAGGGGGCGGAGGCGAACTGAAGCTGAAACCTGAGCATGAAAAACTCTCGGTCTATTTCAATCACGACAACGGATCGGGCAAGTTCCGCGGTATTTATCTGCAGGGGAATGAAGCAGCCCGAACAATTTTCCGTGCGTGGTTTGCACCGTTCGCTTCGTTGGGAGCGACCACGATTACACTTCAAAATACAGGTGGAACTGACCACCTGTCATTCGATGGCGTTGGATTGCCTGGGTTCCAGTTCATCCAGGATCCGTTGGAATATGATACGCGGGTTCACCATTCTACCGCCGACGTGTTCGAGCGAGTTCAGGGGGACGATATGAAGCAGGCATCGACGATCATGGCTGCATTTCTGTATAATGCGGCGATGCGCGATGAAATGTTCCCGCGCAAGCCGGCAGCTGCGCCGCGGCCAGCACGTACCGGCGGTAACTAG
- a CDS encoding DUF3276 family protein, with translation MPNTSALYSTMVRSGRTTYFIDLKEAKNGHKYLSISENKIDGEEKKRVTVRVFGESIEEFQKAVNDAAAAIAQ, from the coding sequence ATGCCTAATACCAGTGCTCTCTACTCCACGATGGTCCGCTCGGGCCGCACGACGTACTTCATCGATCTCAAGGAAGCCAAGAACGGCCACAAATACCTCTCCATCAGTGAGAATAAGATTGACGGAGAAGAGAAGAAACGTGTGACGGTCAGAGTCTTCGGCGAATCCATCGAAGAGTTCCAGAAAGCCGTCAATGACGCAGCCGCGGCCATAGCGCAGTAG